Proteins found in one Amycolatopsis umgeniensis genomic segment:
- a CDS encoding WXG100 family type VII secretion target translates to MSMPHFQKTDSGMKGGLTAIQTCEDECKRIHSGVTSVRADLKNDWQGAASQTFLNQLEGWETEYLQVLNLLTEIKEMVNASDQQMNTAEDEINMYAATSFGGESDRVLKELS, encoded by the coding sequence ATGAGCATGCCGCATTTCCAAAAGACCGACTCGGGCATGAAAGGTGGCCTCACGGCCATCCAGACCTGCGAAGACGAATGCAAGAGGATCCACAGCGGGGTGACCTCCGTCCGCGCGGACCTCAAGAACGACTGGCAGGGCGCGGCTTCCCAGACCTTCCTCAACCAGCTCGAGGGATGGGAGACGGAATACCTCCAGGTGCTCAATCTGCTCACGGAGATCAAGGAAATGGTCAACGCGAGTGACCAGCAGATGAACACCGCCGAAGACGAGATCAACATGTACGCGGCCACGTCGTTCGGCGGCGAAAGCGACCGCGTCCTCAAAGAACTGTCCTGA
- the eccB gene encoding type VII secretion protein EccB, whose product MNSKTDQVQAHKFMQGRLSSALLRVDPDAPESPLQRTYRGSIIGVLIAVLACLGMLVFGLVSPGGNKSWRVEGALVIADSSGARFLYAGGKLLPVLNYASAKLVAGNHLVVKHVGEASLKDVPRGDPLGIIGAPDSLPSLATDPWEVCAAAGRDQSGPTTLRVGGVTSNPLGDDAAVVVVTEDGANFLLWRGKRHRVTTARGALDALDGVLQPVKASSALLDALPAGPDFGPPAIDGLGTEVPGLGAVGRLYTVAGEPAQPYVLTRSGLRPISELDARLLTVDPEVRRLAYDGGEVATASLPGRVVSEHLSPSEPPPPLKPPKATTLHSGQALCAVVTPDGDTPRTQVAIADRLSGAGQPPFSQPGVAAPCVRVDRIAVRPGSGALVKATAASGRPGDALFLVTDTGVKYPVPPEGAKALGLEPSGARGLPTPLLNLLPTGAALDPSVLRDGGAVLPAAAACGS is encoded by the coding sequence GTGAACTCGAAGACCGATCAGGTCCAGGCGCACAAGTTCATGCAGGGCAGGCTCTCGTCGGCTCTGCTGCGGGTCGATCCGGACGCACCGGAGAGCCCGCTCCAGCGAACATACCGGGGCAGCATCATCGGTGTGCTGATCGCCGTCCTCGCCTGCCTCGGCATGCTGGTGTTCGGCCTCGTCTCACCGGGCGGGAACAAGTCGTGGCGGGTGGAGGGCGCGCTGGTCATCGCGGACTCGTCCGGGGCGCGCTTCCTCTACGCGGGCGGCAAACTCCTGCCGGTTCTCAACTACGCCTCGGCCAAACTCGTGGCGGGCAACCATCTCGTCGTGAAGCACGTCGGCGAAGCGTCACTGAAGGACGTGCCCCGGGGCGACCCGCTGGGCATCATCGGCGCGCCCGACTCGCTGCCGTCCCTCGCGACCGACCCGTGGGAGGTGTGCGCCGCGGCGGGCCGCGACCAGTCCGGGCCGACCACTTTGCGGGTGGGTGGGGTCACCTCGAACCCCCTCGGCGACGACGCAGCCGTCGTGGTCGTCACCGAAGACGGGGCGAACTTCCTGCTGTGGCGCGGCAAACGTCATCGCGTGACGACAGCGAGGGGCGCGCTCGACGCGCTGGACGGGGTCCTGCAGCCGGTGAAGGCGTCCTCGGCGCTGCTCGACGCTCTTCCTGCCGGGCCGGACTTCGGGCCGCCCGCGATCGACGGGCTCGGCACCGAGGTGCCCGGCCTCGGCGCGGTCGGCAGGCTGTACACGGTGGCGGGCGAGCCCGCACAGCCTTACGTGCTCACGCGATCGGGGCTCCGGCCGATCTCGGAACTCGACGCACGGCTGCTGACCGTGGACCCGGAGGTCCGCCGCCTCGCCTACGACGGCGGTGAGGTCGCGACGGCGTCGCTGCCCGGCCGGGTGGTCAGCGAGCATCTGTCCCCGTCCGAACCGCCGCCACCCCTGAAGCCGCCCAAGGCGACAACCCTCCACAGTGGACAAGCACTGTGCGCGGTCGTCACCCCGGACGGCGACACGCCGCGTACGCAGGTCGCGATCGCCGACAGACTCTCCGGAGCGGGGCAACCGCCGTTCAGCCAGCCCGGTGTCGCGGCGCCTTGTGTGCGGGTCGACCGGATCGCGGTGCGGCCCGGTTCCGGCGCCCTTGTCAAGGCGACGGCGGCGTCGGGGAGGCCCGGCGACGCGCTCTTCCTCGTGACCGACACCGGCGTCAAGTACCCCGTGCCTCCTGAAGGCGCGAAGGCGCTCGGCCTCGAACCTTCCGGTGCCCGCGGTTTGCCGACGCCGTTGCTGAATCTGCTGCCGACCGGGGCCGCGCTGGACCCGTCGGTGCTGCGTGACGGAGGTGCGGTGCTGCCCGCGGCCGCCGCGTGCGGTTCTTGA
- the eccD gene encoding type VII secretion integral membrane protein EccD produces MATTSGLCKLRVRAPSACFELAVPVDIPLIDLMPTILGHAGSELAEEGVDHDGWTLQRLGDPPLDQESTVDSLNLRDGETLHLRPRREQLPTVHFDDIIDGLSTEARGRPDSWSPQATRWTMLGGVLAFVAFAFGLLVSAPAAWPTLVAAAAAAVFLLVCSATAARALGDETAALALALAAVPFVGLAGSIVPSGPDGMVLTGARLLAACVAGAGAAALGLAAVAGAAPVFISVATLGLLCASGGLVLMLGGASAAASATIIAVVAVLLGAFVPRLAFRLAGLRLPGLPTSARELQEELEPHAGDEVVGKGKIADSFVTALFTAIGASCVVAIEFVVRDSSWQATTFAAVLSTLLLVHGRALGSVWQRLSVIVPGVYGVLRLLLATQLDSANPLPMVAGVFVLAAVLIVARWTLPGRRMLPQWGRLADLAETLAAVSLLPLALWLLGVFAFMRGLGG; encoded by the coding sequence ATGGCGACCACTTCAGGGCTGTGCAAACTCCGGGTCCGTGCCCCGTCCGCCTGCTTCGAGCTGGCGGTTCCGGTGGACATCCCCCTGATCGACCTGATGCCGACGATCCTCGGTCACGCGGGCAGCGAGCTCGCGGAGGAGGGCGTCGACCACGACGGCTGGACGCTGCAGCGGCTCGGGGATCCACCGCTGGACCAGGAATCCACCGTCGACTCGCTGAACCTGCGCGACGGCGAGACCCTGCATCTGCGGCCCCGCCGCGAGCAGCTCCCCACAGTCCACTTCGACGACATCATCGACGGACTGTCCACCGAGGCCCGCGGCCGTCCGGATTCGTGGAGCCCGCAAGCGACGCGCTGGACGATGCTCGGCGGTGTCCTGGCGTTCGTCGCGTTCGCGTTCGGGCTGCTGGTGTCCGCCCCGGCGGCTTGGCCGACGCTGGTCGCGGCCGCCGCCGCGGCGGTCTTCCTGCTTGTCTGCTCGGCCACCGCGGCCCGCGCGCTCGGCGACGAAACCGCGGCACTCGCGCTGGCACTGGCGGCTGTCCCGTTCGTCGGGCTCGCGGGCTCGATCGTCCCCAGTGGACCGGACGGCATGGTGCTCACCGGCGCGCGGCTGCTGGCGGCCTGTGTGGCGGGCGCGGGAGCGGCGGCGCTCGGGCTCGCCGCGGTGGCGGGCGCCGCACCGGTCTTCATCTCCGTCGCGACACTCGGGTTGTTGTGCGCCTCCGGTGGTCTGGTGCTGATGCTCGGCGGCGCGAGTGCCGCCGCGTCCGCGACGATCATCGCGGTGGTCGCCGTGCTGCTCGGCGCGTTCGTGCCGCGGCTGGCCTTCCGGCTGGCCGGGCTGCGGCTGCCGGGACTGCCCACCAGCGCCCGCGAACTGCAGGAAGAACTCGAACCGCACGCCGGTGACGAGGTCGTCGGCAAGGGAAAGATCGCGGACTCCTTCGTGACCGCGTTGTTCACCGCGATCGGCGCCTCCTGCGTCGTCGCGATCGAATTCGTGGTCCGGGACAGCTCGTGGCAGGCCACCACGTTCGCCGCGGTGCTCAGCACCCTGTTGCTGGTGCACGGCCGCGCGCTGGGCAGCGTGTGGCAGCGTCTCTCGGTGATCGTGCCCGGCGTCTACGGCGTGCTGCGGCTGCTGCTCGCCACGCAGCTGGACTCGGCGAACCCGCTGCCGATGGTGGCTGGCGTGTTCGTGCTCGCCGCCGTGCTGATCGTGGCCAGATGGACACTGCCCGGCCGGAGGATGCTCCCGCAGTGGGGCAGGCTCGCGGACCTCGCGGAAACCCTCGCGGCGGTGTCGCTGCTGCCGCTGGCCTTGTGGCTGCTCGGCGTGTTCGCCTTCATGCGCGGTCTCGGGGGCTGA
- a CDS encoding WXG100 family type VII secretion target, with protein MTSPNDGFAVSGNLPHLAERMVGLSKAIDNALIDLEKSLKPMTDTWLGQGATSYKDLQDKWHATTSAMEGRFTKGHQTLSLSFENYTRTDKSIGAKFQGI; from the coding sequence ATGACCTCCCCCAATGACGGTTTCGCGGTCAGCGGCAACCTCCCGCACCTCGCCGAGCGCATGGTCGGGCTGAGCAAGGCGATCGACAACGCGCTGATCGATCTGGAGAAGTCCCTCAAGCCGATGACCGACACCTGGCTCGGTCAGGGTGCGACGTCCTACAAGGACTTGCAGGACAAGTGGCACGCCACGACCAGTGCGATGGAAGGCCGGTTCACCAAGGGCCACCAGACGCTGTCCCTGTCTTTCGAGAACTACACGCGCACCGACAAGAGCATCGGGGCGAAGTTCCAGGGAATCTAG
- a CDS encoding YbaB/EbfC family nucleoid-associated protein, producing MATLKDQRDRIESAKAELAARTTSATSADHLVTVTVDAQNTVVGMKFHTTKYRSMAPEQLARTLVDVLGRARREMADTVVEVFGPLMDQRDDLRAAMTGNTEVDKAFAGLWNEAPSDVFGRRRD from the coding sequence ATGGCCACGCTGAAGGATCAGCGTGACCGGATCGAGTCGGCGAAGGCCGAACTCGCCGCGCGGACGACTTCCGCGACCTCCGCGGATCACCTGGTCACCGTGACCGTGGACGCGCAGAACACCGTGGTGGGCATGAAGTTCCACACCACCAAGTACCGCTCGATGGCACCGGAGCAACTCGCGAGGACCCTGGTCGACGTGCTCGGCCGCGCCCGGCGGGAGATGGCGGACACGGTGGTCGAGGTCTTCGGCCCGCTCATGGACCAGCGCGACGACCTCCGCGCGGCCATGACGGGCAACACCGAGGTCGACAAGGCGTTCGCGGGGCTCTGGAACGAGGCGCCGTCGGACGTCTTCGGCAGGCGAAGGGACTGA